The genomic segment CGATGAACATACCATATTTCTCTCTTATGATCATAGTTTGACGAATCCTAACAGGGTTACTAGTTGCATAAAGCGCAACATACCTGAGCGCTGCAATAGTGATAGTTTTCTTAAaaggtctgctgctgctgcggatcGGGTAGATGTGTCCCGTGTCCGTAGTGGTTTATATCGGCGTTTACAATAATCAAAGCTATGTTTTTGTAAATCTTATTTTCAATCCATACGTctaaaaatcaacaaatatcCTTTTGAGCCGTTTTCACCGACGAAGATTCGATGAGGCACCAATCCTCTAATTTTGTAGTGCCTGTATTTGCCACTAGAGAGCAGCACACAACTCGCTATTTACAGTTACACCTTTTGAGGACTTGGAAGCAGGATTTGAATTGTTTGtcatataaattaataaaagtgTTTCTTTCTACATTTGCCTTACTGTAAAATCGTGAGGAAACCAtgaagaaatgtatttgtttgaggTAGAAGCCTTTACAAATTACTTATTAAATACCAGAATTGGGAAGAAATATTattctttccattttctgctaCTCTGCACTTGTACTCCACAACAGTTGGGGTAGGTATGGTAACTTGTACTCCACTAATTTGTATACTTTAAGATACTGGTTAGGTGCTTACttactttatttattaagtCACGTTATGGTATGGTGACTactttgttctttttacttGATCTGAAATGTTTTAAGTAGCTTAAATAATGAgagaaattaacatttaatacaCTAGAACCTCCTGGTAAATTAAGAGGAAAGTTGTGTAACCCTTACATTGTCGGATTATCAATTTCAAATTGACAGACATTTCAAATCTCTGACTACTATAACAGGCGCCAAAATGTTAAGATTAAGGTCTCTAAATTAGGAGTTAAGGATCTGCTATGGATTGACAACAAACACCAGTATTGCatagtaaatataattttttttctagaagTTTagtaaagcaaaaaagaagGCTTTAGATGGAAATAGTAATATCAGTCTTCGGCCATGATTGTATTATTTAGGGGAGGTTCTTCAAAATTAAAGTCTTTATTGGAATATATTCCAAAGCAGTTAAGTCATCTCATGACTGAACAAAAATAGccatttatctttaaaaaaaaaaaagaaaagaaaaaaataataatcccaaCATGGTTCCAAAATGCACTGAATAGCTTTTCACAAAATATACATTGCAGTAACTCATATTGCAGGAACTAATTGACTTGTTAATAAATAAGATTGGGAAGAAAATATCTTTTATACATTACATCTTAGACGTCCTCATATTTGCGACCAAAAGTGGTGACTACACaaaccccttttttaaaaaacaaaccttgaaGACTTGTGTAAAACATTTCTATGACAAGTTATTGCAGTGCATCCTCTGACACcatcaacaccccccccccccaaaaaaccccccacactGAGTAACAGTAGAAATAATAGtattacaataataatgataatgacaggatgatttttttttataaagcaaCACTGATAAAAGCAGATATAAAGGACCAACTATCAACAATAAAATATACAGATTACATTCCTTCAGGGTTTCAGCATAGAGGGAGCCGGTGTGAGGAGGACGTTTATAACTGAGCTCGAGGGACAGAGTTTCGTCttgatggaaacagaaaagaaaatcacttgtCTACAGGAGAAGTTATATTATTTAGGGTTTCAACATTGATTTCTAATTTGAGATCCAGGCACAGGACTAAAACTTTCAGAGAGGACACACGATGCATGAAAAAGTCGAACAGTACGGTTCTGTAGAGTCACATGCTAGCATCAAATCTGGAGTCCATCCACGGCCATACAcatattttgtcaaatgtaCAAAGTAAAGAGCCTCCAAATACTCCGGACACAAAGGGGGGGTCAGAGTTTATATGATGTTGCTGTGAAGTTAAAGGACGACTTGCATCAAGCCTTCACTTGAGAAAACATTCAGAGCTTTTCCATAGGCAGAATGTTcagtttcaaaaataaaaaaacaaacttaaatcATGGCTGTGTATGCATGATGCCAAGGTTGAATGTTGTGAAGCTTGCATGTCCAGTATAAACCCACCGTGAGTGTGTTCCAGTGCAGCAGACCGTTCACACAGCTCAGCTCAACTCAACTCACTGCAGAGACCTGACGGAAACAAAAGGGAGCGACATGCCTGGGCAGCACCACACAAAAAAGGTGCAATCCCGACTACCaggaaaataaagttaaatacaGATGAATGACAACAAAAACCAAATCAGACTAAGATGCAGTGTCTGAGGAAATGGTGGAGATGAGTCTACTCCCCCATTTCAGGCTTCCACCTTCCTGTAGCCAGAGGTGGGGGGATTTGTCTGCTGTGGGGGCTGGAGCCCTCGTGGGCTAATTCAGTGCAAGAGgccttttacaaaaaaaggggaCAGGGCTTTTAGCTTCTTCCGTGGTTCTATTCCTCTTCTACAACACCGACAATCCACATAGACTTTCCTGTTATTctttcagtataaaaaaaaaaaaaaagcgtgttCATGATTCAGTCCGGGCACATTCCTTTATCAATACACaacctttgtgttttcatggcTTTCATACAAAAACGTCCACAAAGTGCCACCGAGTCCCCTCCGATTTTAAGAAGATGGCAAGAGCTATGTACAGATGGGGCAATATTTCAGATATGAGTGTGTATGGTAGTGGTTGGTTCACTGAGGCCGAGGTTCTCCATGGACTCTGAAGCGGTACAGGCAGGTGTAGTCTGGGTGACCCCAGTTAGATAGCACCCGCACCTCGATGATCTGGAAGCCTTTGTCATTCTGCTCCTGAAAGTAGAAGGTAAAATATTCAGCACATGAGCATCAACGTTGAACTGATTTTTATTCCCAATAGGTTAGCAGGTGCTTCTACAGTTACCATAACAGGGAATGATTGCAGTGAGTCCCCATCTTCCTGGTATATGTAGTGTCCCAGGAGCTTCCCTTCTTCTTGTAACTCATCATCTAGACCCTGAATATAAATGAACATTAATCAGTGATGCTTGCTTTGAATTAGTGTGCAACTTTAAGGTTTTGATGTCTGTATTTTCTTACGAAAACTGTGAAGTTGCGAGGGGCACTGGTGATATTTCCAGTTGGGGACAAGGCCTTGGGGATGTGCTCCAAGCAGAAGGATGTGGGAATGATCCTCAGGGACAGTCGGATCACCAGATAGCCCTGAGAGCCTTTAAACGCCCAGCAGTTACCTGGATACACATCAggctaaagaagaaaaaaaaagggacaaatacaaaaatgagtTTCATAATTAGCTGCCAAAGCTCATGACCAAGTCTTCTTACAAACCAATTATATTTCCCACCCTAACCCATTACATGATAAATACTCTAGTACATAAGTCATCCCCCACTCGAGATTTTAGACCAAGGATCTTTTCATTATCAGCAAAAGAGAAATGTTTCAATGGCTCACCTGAATGACAACACGTGGCGACTGGGAGAAGTACCAGAGTGGCAGGCCAAACAGACTCATGAGGGCCGTCTTGGTCTCGTATGTCTCAGAGCAGCGGGTACTGAGGATGCTgccacctgcacacacagaggaaggggTTGTGTCTAAGGCATTTTCATAAAGTTATTAATATACTTTACAATGACTGTTGAGTTTCAAACTGTATGATACTACACAGCTAAGTTATGCTGATGCTCATGGTGCACATTCATTTATGTTATGTGACCAAgtcttgctcttttttttccagatttaaACCTGTATCAATATATAGAGACAAAAcatgggaagagagagagggtgatggAATCGAACAAAGGTGGTTGTCATTTTATGGTGTGTCCAAACCACTAAGCTAGCAGAGTTTCAATGTCCACACTCACTGCAAGGTCAGTCTCCCATGTAGGTCAACAGACCGCTCAGTTACAGACCTGACAATGGAGCCTGAGCCTTGCGCCATTAATACCTTGTTGTCCCTGAGTCTGGCTTATGCCTGCACCCTTGTTACATAAGACACATACATGACAGCACTGAACAGAGTTATAGAACTGCTAACAGAATGCTAACCCCTTCTAACTGGTATAGTAGgggtattcaattaaaatatttaatcaaaatcCAAAGAGGTCCggttattttaaaataaaataaagagatTTTAAACAATTTTCGAAATATGAAATTAAGTGTAGCTTGGgtttccccttcttctttttatgtTCACAATTTAAAACAGTCTCAAACATTAACATCATTTATTATCAATGATTTATCAGTTAGTACCAGATAGGAAGGCATGTGGGTTTGAACTGCAGTCCGCCTATCCACGACCTCAACATTGTACGACTAACTACTGGTCCAGGATGGACAGGTCCTAAAAATCAATGTAAGGCTTCCTTCTTACCGCCAGACTCCAGGGCGTAGTCTACCAGGCCTGTTCGATCCTGGGAGTAGAGCTTCAAAGCGTTCTGGACGATCAGCTTCACTTGCTGGACACCATGACACAAGTGTTAAAGATTAAATAACAGCCTCAAACACATCGCAAACCAACAATTTCACTGAGCTCAGCTAAGATTATGTGATTAATTTGGAAATCcatagtgatgatgatgttctGAAGTCTATGTTGATTACCCCCTCTGTCATTCCCTCCGTAGACACAGCGTGCTGGACAGTCCCAGTTACTGTCTTAACGATGGTCTTGGCTTGAGACTCTGCCTCACCCAGGGTCTGAGCTCTGTTAAGCTCCAGCTGCAGAGACACGTTCCTCAGGATGCCCAGTTCCAGTGCGGCCAGTGAGGCCTGCAGGTCGGTTGTGCTCACGTAGCGCTGGGACAGCCAGTAGATTAGAGACTCAGGCACCTCCCCTGACTCACCACGGCCAAAGAAAAGAACCTGCAACTCCTTACGCACCTGAGAGGACACCTGGGCTGTTATCTGGGAAAGGGAATGACAGAAACATAAcggaaaaaagacatttaatggAAACTGTATGTCTAGAAAATGTTCACACCAAGGGAAAGACTAACTAGACTAACTAAATGTTACAGGGCTCATTATCCGTGTTAGTTACCGTCTCCCGAAGGTTGTCCAGCTGCTCACACTTTCCCTTGCAACCCACAACACCCTGCAGGTCCTGTCTGATTTTACCCAGTTCGACCTCAAGTCTCTGCACTTCTGCGAGCAGAGCATCATGGTCCTCCTGCTGTACACCCACACTAGGTAAAGGATAATCTTCATGTGAGCTGAAAAAGTCTTGAAGAACTTgctttacaaaatattacaacatATGACAGTTTAAGTGCCGTGGTGTAAATACCTTATAGGTGCTGTGTCTTCCACTGAAATGACaacctctttctctttttcctccttctcgtgctcatactgctgctgcttctgctgcaccTCCTATAACACATGACATGGATAAGCATTAAGAAATCACAAGAGGCAAACCTTCACTTTCATAATTTAGAAACCCCTaatgacagatttttaaaaaagggacattactatctcaaaatgaaaagcttttttGGCCCTGTTGACCTTCATGATGAAAACTTAACAGGAACATACTTCTATGAGATATTTGCTACAACACCACTGCTTCATTGTATAAAGACCGGGCACAAAAACAACCAGATCTGACTAAATACCTGTCTCTACCCCCCTCTTGCCACATTTCCCCATGCATTCTGCAGGCATGTTTTCAAGTTGTTTTCTCAATGGAAAAGCAGTGAACATGCTGTTTATACCTCAGTCCTGGCAGCCAGAGCACTGAGCAGCAACTCTAACTCAGACAGTCGTGCTGTCTGACTCTCTTGTTGCAGTTTCTGATGCTCTTCACTCTGCATGACAAAGGGATAAAGCGAAAATATTGAGATGCGTGTAAATTTCCTCTTGTAACTCAAACCTTTCAGCAATATAATTTCTCATACctgtgccctgtgtgtgttctcttgcTCCAGCTCTCCTCGCAGGATGCCAAGCCTCTGCTCCAGCAGAGAGGACACCCACAGTCCCAGGCTCTCCCTGTTGGTCTGAGTGTGTAGCTGCTCCCTCAGGGTGCCGTAGAGACCCAGAACGTCTCCATGATGCTGCTCCTGCTTCTCGTCACCTTGCTGGACCTGTGTCCACAGCAGcgccagctgctgctccacacgTTCAAGGCGTTCCAAATCCACAGTGGAGACTGCCGCTGTTGGAAGGAttggctgaggaggagaatCAAGGAGCGAACAGAGAGGAGGATAATGGTGGAAATTAGGAGAAAAAAGCTACAAAGACACATTATGGCATGTAACtcttactgtgtttgtgtgcatttgtaaaaaagggaaaaagtaGCGTGGTCATTAAAAAGTCTAAAGTTGAAAATGCTTGAACCGCAAGATACTTTATATGTATGTGGTCATTTATACTAACATTCACTCAGTACTTTATGATAATACTGTTATTTATCTTACCGGTGCCTGTGAGACTGGGGTGGCTGGGCTCTGCTCCAGTGGAGTCTCTGTTGTGGAGACATAGGCAGGAACTGGAGGTGCAGAGGCTGGCACCAAGTTAGACAGGAGGGTAAAGGGAGACGCACGACGCCACTCAGTTAGGTTAATGGCAGGGAGGTAGGCAAGTAGGGCAGAAGTGGACGGACCCCACAGCCATAATGCTGCACAAAGACAGTGGATAGTGAAAGTTGACAACTCGCTCCCCTGCAGGTTTGGACAATCATGAATCAtaacatatacagtaaactTTCAAACCCTTCAGaatttcagcattttaaattctagcaaagataaaaatatcaaatggGTTGAATGTGGGTAAATATGTATAGAACAACATACATGATGTCAAGGATATTTACATGTAATACACTGTAAAGCTGCAGCTGTAAAAAGAAAGCTGTTTAAATATGTTCCTAAATATAATCATAGCTGCATTAAGTACTTGAGCAAGCACAGACAGAATCAAGAACTCATGCAATAGATGTCTtgtaacaaagtaaaaaaatgtgtttaaatttgaacatgtttttgcaTAAATTAGTATGAACCAGGCTGAACCACAGAATGGAACTCATACGAATCCCAGAGGGGCTGACCTGAATCTGGTACTGGATTTGAAACATGCTCTGGAGATGTGCTGCTTATAAAAATGTAGACCGCCTCACCACTGGCTGCTTGTTCTCTGTATGTGCTCACTAGATGTGAGATGTTTCACCTATAATAAATGACATGAGCACAGAGCTCTTATAAACTCACCCAGGAAGAGCAAGAGAGGcaaaaggagcagcaggagcttcCAGAGTTTGGGAAGGCATCTAAAACACAGAGTTACACACTTTACCgattaacacaaacaaatttcaAAAGACAGATAGAATTTATGAATCAACACAGTCAAAACTCAAAGGAAACATGCCAGCCAGCAAAACTGCCAGCCGTCTATTCATCCGTTCTATTCTAAAAGGTAACTCTCTTACACTATTTTTGTTGAAGCAGTCATTAAATCTTactgaatatgaatgaaaaatccCATAATTTGAACATTCAAACCTACCATAACTGATTATTTTCTGCCACATGGGGGCAGCGGAAACAAGTTGAATACACAAGACAAACTTAAACTTGACTACAAAACTTGaaacagtgaaataaatgagGAAACTGTTTCTTATTAATACATAACAGTACCagaacaaaatgtcagattCTCTCTATGCTTTGCAACACCCTAAGGCTCAGAAGGAAAGTGGGAGACAGGCTCTTACCGGGTCAGAAAGAAGACGTTGAGGAGACACATGAGAGACACCAGCTGGTACCATCCTGTTGCAAGAAACCACAGAAGTCCCCTGCCTGCCCTCTCTGGGTcgattgaaaaaaatacagaagacACATTGAGGccacgaaaaaaacaaaacataatcagaCCATGTTGCCAAACAAAGGAGCAGAATACGTGTTTTCCtaaggagataaaaaaaaagcccaccaACCTGGAGCTGCCAGGAGCAtccagaagagagagagcatctTATGTGCCACTGTGCTGACCCCTGATCCCAAAGCGTTGCCTGCTCTCACCACGCAGTATCCTGGCTGGAGGAGGCAGTAACCTGGaagacatattttaaaaaacatttttttaacgaATCCAACTGCAGCAGCTTCATTGATACAAAGGTAGTCAAGTTATAAACATATCAGAACTAAACTTATCCTTGTAACTGTATATTTACAGACGGTCAGCAACATTAAGAGAAGTGGTGGTTAACCTGCATAAGCTAGGACGCTCCACAGTGCCCCTACAAGGCGACGAGGCCTGGAGGACTTTTTGAGGAGGATGGTGTGTGTCTCAGAATACTGCTTCCCTTTACAGTCATCACCTACATGTGCCAAAATGATGGAcagcaagcaaacacaaaaaaaaaggatgtgtaAATGAACATGTGAACGTATTAGatgaatttaaacaaataaataaatatgaacaaaatttTGCAAATGatcaaagaaaaatctgaaatgattaaaaccaaaacaacaaattgtatgtatataatgaaaaacaaaacaaatgagccACTTGCATGCAAagcttgatgaaaaaaaaaaaccctcattgCTGTCGTCATTCCACAGCTTTGTGTCCTGACTGACAAACAACTTTATTGTTCCGTCTCCCCACTTTGACAGTTtaattaaagacaaataaataaaaaaccatAATGATTGACCTTAATATTCAAATGTGGCACTGGCTTTGTTCAAGAATGAATTTTTCGATAACTCCACTATAAACAGTCCCCTAATGAaccaaaaagctttttttattgtcagtttTACTGAGACTGCATAGTTGTGTGTATTTTCCTTAATTTCTCATATGTCTGTTAAATTAGTTGTtatacttgtttttattttccaagtTGTATATGTCTGGAATGATTTCCATGTGCTAGACTGGTCCCTTGAAATAAGTTTGGTACAAATTGTGGAGTGGAATAAAAGCATCTGCAGGTCCTGACGGTCAACATGCTGCCGACTAGTTAAAGCAGTTCACACAACCTCTGCTTGCTGGTCCTCACACAGGTCACGCATATTATTAACTCTTGTCACTCATGGCCGCCacaagaaagagggaaagagagaaagtgtgtgcatCTGCTTACAGAGGGAACCATTGAGATTAAGATGTGATGCATCTTCTGTCACCAGATCCTTGACATTCATGCTTCCACAGAAACTTGAGTGAGCTGCAACACACAGTGCATACAAGATATTTATCtactaaacaaaaacatgttgcgTGAGAAAACGATGTTATGTAAATGCTCATGCCACCACTGAGGCGTCAGAAGAGCTGTCGTAATGAAGAAATCGGGAGGAGGTGCATGAAAACAGTTAACAGGATGCACAGACAACTAAAACAAGAAGAACAGCAGTGAAACACAGCTACAGGGTGGATTCaatcctgctgcagctctgaaaGAAACCAGAATTAATTATACTAGAAATAACACCACATCTGAAGCGTTATAAGTGAGGCTACAGTCAGGGAGTCATCCTACTGTAGTTCTGTGTGAAGCTCATGTgaactcaaatttaaaaaattccaATCATCATCTGACAGTTTTGTCcagatttaagaaaaatgttttgggcGTAGTatagttttaattttgtttctaGTATACTTCCTCCTTCATAAATAGAAAGATAATATGTTaaagtgaagacagagagaaaaagggaaattataAAGAGGGTTAgtctcattttaaaattaagtttacatttacatttttataccAATATGAAACTCATTCTCAAAAAGGTAAGAGCAAAAAAAGGTGGAGAGAAGAACGTTCATTAAtagaagagcagcagaggaggtcAGGAGCAGTGACCCTTGAGCTTTGCCCTTTGTAATAACAGCTGGTACCTTGTCCTTCATTGCTATTAGCCCTGTAGCCCATCATCCTGTGGAGAGTGGTCTGCTTTAACAGCCACAGTTGGGAAAAACTGGTGGACACTGCTTGTCTCAACGAGTCCGACAACGAAGCAAGAAAACCTGGTGACACATTCGTCCACACTTACTGTTAGTCAAAATGCACACTTGAAACAGGCATGGCTCAATACACAAAGATCTTCAGATAAGAAGATAGGATGAGGGAGAAGTAAAGTGGATGACAGAATAATCCCCAGAAGATATGAAAACGCCAGAAAGCCATGCCTGATTGTAGGAAAGGTAGTAGGTTAAATGTGGAACAGGTAAAGACCATGATTCAACCAGAAATTTGTACCACCACCAGGGAGTGAAGATTATACATtatctgcaaaaaaagagatgagCTAAACATCACTAGGAATCTCCTTCTAATCCGAGTGACTCAGCAAAAAATTGCAAAcgatagaagaagaaaaggagagaaggaagggtAATGCATGAAGAGCAAAGAACATCTCGTCTTGCATACCTTTTCCTGGAGGGCTCCGGGCCCTTGAACCCAGCCAGACCACATTGTTGAAGAGCAGAGTGACTAAGGACACAATAGGGGCCAGGGCTCGTTTGCTGTAGTGTATACACGTCTTAGACATAGACATCAGGACGCCTGGACAGAGACAACAAAACCAATGATATTCTCATTATCACAGCTGAATAATATGAACATTTAGCTTTCAGAAGGACCAATGTGTTAGTGCAGCAGTCAGTGTTTCAAATATGACAGTTCACCATGACAGCCTCTCACCTGTCTTGCTCCTCCGACTCCGGTCTCTGGAGTATATACTTGtgaaagaaggggaggaggagaggatgtcGGTGGAAGCTTCTGCAGcctgagatgatgatgatgatgatcgtgTGATAAGCGAGTCCATCTCCTGAGAGTGTAAAGAGCAGTCTTTGCAGATGTAACCATTAGCGAGTGAGGTGTGGGAGTCTGACGCGCTGGCACAGCCGTTTACATTTGATGAACTGTGTTCGGTGCTGGAGCTCCTCCCTGTGGGAGAAAATAATGTGCACCAATAAATAAGAGCCATTCATTAACAACAAAAGGTAAATAGTTAAATTTCACAAAGTATTAAAGCAACGACATTGCAAAGTAAAAGGGATAACCCGCTGAAGTTAGAATGAGCCATATATCTGAATTTAGGGGTGGTTTTATTTACTATGTAACAAGGCATTGTACCATACACTTATTTTAGGTTTATAATTACTATGTTCAATTAAGTGGCAAAGAATTAACCCCTAACATGAATCAATCAGCCACACAACTAAATACCCACATACATTGTTTTTCAGCTGAAAAGGTGCTCTGTGTATATATGAATGTGGGATAAACAGTGAGAAACTTCAGCTGTATGTCCTGCATGctccttaaattcaattaaagatgctaaaaaatgtaatgtcaaCATCTTGCACAATCACTGATGGTCATTGGAGATGGAATCTGTTCTTCAACTGACCCCAGTGTCCACCCGCAGACatagaggtggtggtggtggttgtggtgatGGTGCGTCGTTTCAGGTGGGACTGGTCCATGATGGTGCTGTGCAGGGAGGCCTCGGACACTTTGTTGCCTTCctgaatgctgctgctgttgttaatTGGGGTACTAACAGCTGAGAAGGAGAGGGTTTTCCTCGGTGTGGCAGCTTGgctcagagacaaagacagcAAGTTTGCGCTGGACTGCTGCTTTCTGCTCCGCAGCGTCCTGGGAGagtagaaaacaggaaatgagtaGAGTTTTGAGTTTTGCTGCGTGCTCAGGAGTATGACAGAGGCAAGTTGACACCAccagaataaaataaagtcaaagTCCACAAGTCCAAGCAGACACAGATATAAACGCAGACCTGATATTGCTACTCTTTGGTCAGTGAGAGTGTTAGAACCCATCGCTAGTCTCACCGTGTCTCTCTTCTGGTGCTGgtgtagctgctgctgttgccgtGGTTCTGCGAGTTATCGGCCAGGCTCTCGTTGCCATAGTGACCGGCACTGGTCTGCAGACGCAGGCTCCGCCGTGACATCCTGGGCGACTCGTATACAGGAGCAATCTGGTGCTCCTTCTCAAACTCCAACGCTGCTGTGGAGTAGCTGGAACTGAGACAACAGGTAGGAatggagcagagagagcaggaaatgggggggggacagaagAGGTTTGATGAAAGGAGATTCAAACAGTTTATCACAGAGTAGGCGGTTTCTTATGTCTGTTCCAAGGAATTACATTTGGAGACAAACAGGTGTCTTTCAACCTAAAATCAGTAGTAAATGGGCATATCCTTCAATTTTCCtgatgtctgtttgtgtgcgcaagtttaaaaataaaaaagcaaaacacagaggcagacgGTGTTTTCAGAGAACAGTGATCCTCTTGTTCCTGGCAAGTGGCAGTGggcctgacaggaagtgaccgaCTACCAACGAAaggagaaaacaataaaaaaaaacacaaacaataggCATAGTGTGCATCTGAAAgtcaaattgaaaaataaaataatccaaaaGTATGCAAGGCTGAAAAACCCTCTACTCCACTCACTTCAAACCAAAGCCAACCATAAGTGGAAACACACCATGAATGTTGTAAATTTTGACTCTGCCATGCTTCTTGCAGCTGTGAGTCACAGGACCACACCCACTTGGCAGAAGCCAACGTTGAGAAATGAGTAACGAGCAACTGGGCAGCAATTCACTGGAGCTGTAAAAGAAACTATTTCCATAAGCCTGTTTAGCtggtgtaaaatgaaaaaaaaataaaaatattttgcatACATgaaatcaaggttttttttccacactccACAGCTTCATCTTACAACATGGTATTGTGTGCTCACACTATGACAAACTGAACTGACAGGATCTGACCGTGCTGCACTCGCTCTGCAGGCTGTGCACACTCGTCAGCATGTCGTTCAACTAGGTCAAGCAGAAAAACTCCACAGACATGCAGGGGAGGGTGGATGAAGGGGAGGGGCAAAGCACTTTCTGTCGCTGGAGGACAGAGAATAAACTTCCTGTTAGACACTTGGACCTTCCCTGTTTAAACAAGAGCTGTTTAGTTTTAAGGCACAAGCACAGAGTC from the Scophthalmus maximus strain ysfricsl-2021 chromosome 17, ASM2237912v1, whole genome shotgun sequence genome contains:
- the sun1b gene encoding SUN domain-containing protein 1 isoform X7 translates to MSRRSLRLQTSAGHYGNESLADNSQNHGNSSSYTSTRRETRTLRSRKQQSSANLLSLSLSQAATPRKTLSFSAVSTPINNSSSIQEGNKVSEASLHSTIMDQSHLKRRTITTTTTTTSMSAGGHWGRSSSTEHSSSNVNGCASASDSHTSLANGYICKDCSLHSQEMDSLITRSSSSSSQAAEASTDILSSSPSFTSIYSRDRSRRSKTGVLMSMSKTCIHYSKRALAPIVSLVTLLFNNVVWLGSRARSPPGKGFLASLSDSLRQAVSTSFSQLWLLKQTTLHRMMGYRANSNEGQAHSSFCGSMNVKDLVTEDASHLNLNGSLCDDCKGKQYSETHTILLKKSSRPRRLVGALWSVLAYAGYCLLQPGYCVVRAGNALGSGVSTVAHKMLSLFWMLLAAPERAGRGLLWFLATGWYQLVSLMCLLNVFFLTRCLPKLWKLLLLLLPLLLFLALWLWGPSTSALLAYLPAINLTEWRRASPFTLLSNLVPASAPPVPAYVSTTETPLEQSPATPVSQAPPILPTAAVSTVDLERLERVEQQLALLWTQVQQGDEKQEQHHGDVLGLYGTLREQLHTQTNRESLGLWVSSLLEQRLGILRGELEQENTHRAQSEEHQKLQQESQTARLSELELLLSALAARTEEVQQKQQQYEHEKEEKEKEVVISVEDTAPISVGVQQEDHDALLAEVQRLEVELGKIRQDLQGVVGCKGKCEQLDNLRETITAQVSSQVRKELQVLFFGRGESGEVPESLIYWLSQRYVSTTDLQASLAALELGILRNVSLQLELNRAQTLGEAESQAKTIVKTVTGTVQHAVSTEGMTEGQVKLIVQNALKLYSQDRTGLVDYALESGGGSILSTRCSETYETKTALMSLFGLPLWYFSQSPRVVIQPDVYPGNCWAFKGSQGYLVIRLSLRIIPTSFCLEHIPKALSPTGNITSAPRNFTVFGLDDELQEEGKLLGHYIYQEDGDSLQSFPVMEQNDKGFQIIEVRVLSNWGHPDYTCLYRFRVHGEPRPQ
- the sun1b gene encoding SUN domain-containing protein 1 isoform X2, producing MPSLGSVNRPNATTRRLNTSTVASPQPQYSALRLNISSYSTAALEFEKEHQIAPVYESPRMSRRSLRLQTSAGHYGNESLADNSQNHGNSSSYTSTRRETRTLRSRKQQSSANLLSLSLSQAATPRKTLSFSAVSTPINNSSSIQEGNKVSEASLHSTIMDQSHLKRRTITTTTTTTSMSAGGHWGRSSSTEHSSSNVNGCASASDSHTSLANGYICKDCSLHSQEMDSLITRSSSSSSQAAEASTDILSSSPSFTSIYSRDRSRRSKTGVLMSMSKTCIHYSKRALAPIVSLVTLLFNNVVWLGSRARSPPGKGFLASLSDSLRQAVSTSFSQLWLLKQTTLHRMMGYRANSNEGQAHSSFCGSMNVKDLVTEDASHLNLNGSLCDDCKGKQYSETHTILLKKSSRPRRLVGALWSVLAYAGYCLLQPGYCVVRAGNALGSGVSTVAHKMLSLFWMLLAAPERAGRGLLWFLATGWYQLVSLMCLLNVFFLTRCLPKLWKLLLLLLPLLLFLALWLWGPSTSALLAYLPAINLTEWRRASPFTLLSNLVPASAPPVPAYVSTTETPLEQSPATPVSQAPPILPTAAVSTVDLERLERVEQQLALLWTQVQQGDEKQEQHHGDVLGLYGTLREQLHTQTNRESLGLWVSSLLEQRLGILRGELEQENTHRAQSEEHQKLQQESQTARLSELELLLSALAARTEEVQQKQQQYEHEKEEKEKEVVISVEDTAPISVGVQQEDHDALLAEVQRLEVELGKIRQDLQGVVGCKGKCEQLDNLRETITAQVSSQVRKELQVLFFGRGESGEVPESLIYWLSQRYVSTTDLQASLAALELGILRNVSLQLELNRAQTLGEAESQAKTIVKTVTGTVQHAVSTEGMTEGQVKLIVQNALKLYSQDRTGLVDYALESGGGSILSTRCSETYETKTALMSLFGLPLWYFSQSPRVVIQPDVYPGNCWAFKGSQGYLVIRLSLRIIPTSFCLEHIPKALSPTGNITSAPRNFTVFGLDDELQEEGKLLGHYIYQEDGDSLQSFPVMEQNDKGFQIIEVRVLSNWGHPDYTCLYRFRVHGEPRPQ